The Dioscorea cayenensis subsp. rotundata cultivar TDr96_F1 chromosome 19, TDr96_F1_v2_PseudoChromosome.rev07_lg8_w22 25.fasta, whole genome shotgun sequence genome includes a window with the following:
- the LOC120283269 gene encoding bZIP transcription factor 12-like isoform X3, translating into MMVEGRTVEEMWREMPGGRRRENGEMMLKDFLALAGAVRKEDVRTVTGSVFGLDPIGLGIENQVLGFGNGVKEGGDLGRVAKGRKRSAMDLVDRVALQWQKRMIKSQESGVRSKERKQPGGLLTSGGRWQAFFYHHLNSYCACRGGVNC; encoded by the exons ATGATGGTTGAAGGGAGAACGGTGGAGGAGATGTGGAGGGAAATGCCTGGTGGACGGAGGAGAGAAAATGGGGAGATGATGTTGAAGGATTTTTTAGCACTGGCTGGGGCGGTGAGGAAGGAGGATGTGAGGACTGTGACGGGATCGGTGTTTGGGTTGGATCCGATAGGTTTGGGGATTGAGAATCAggtgctagggtttggaaatgGGGTGAAGGAGGGTGGAGATTTGGGAAGGGTTGCAAAAGGAAGGAAGAGGTCAGCCATGGATCTGGTGGATCGGGTTGCCTTGCAGTGGCAGAAGCGAATGATCAAGAGCCAGGAATCGGGGGTGAGATCCAAAGAGAGGAAGCAG CCAGGTGGTCTCCTTACCAGTGGCGGCCGATGGCAAGCATTCTTCTACCATCATCTTAATTCTTACTGTG CTTGCAGAGGTGGGGTGAATTGTTAA
- the LOC120283269 gene encoding bZIP transcription factor 12-like isoform X1, with protein sequence MMVEGRTVEEMWREMPGGRRRENGEMMLKDFLALAGAVRKEDVRTVTGSVFGLDPIGLGIENQVLGFGNGVKEGGDLGRVAKGRKRSAMDLVDRVALQWQKRMIKSQESGVRSKERKQVAFTCNISTTSVSLEGDFSSQVVSLPVAADGKHSSTIILILTVRWGELLKQLHVLAEAKSKLSLH encoded by the exons ATGATGGTTGAAGGGAGAACGGTGGAGGAGATGTGGAGGGAAATGCCTGGTGGACGGAGGAGAGAAAATGGGGAGATGATGTTGAAGGATTTTTTAGCACTGGCTGGGGCGGTGAGGAAGGAGGATGTGAGGACTGTGACGGGATCGGTGTTTGGGTTGGATCCGATAGGTTTGGGGATTGAGAATCAggtgctagggtttggaaatgGGGTGAAGGAGGGTGGAGATTTGGGAAGGGTTGCAAAAGGAAGGAAGAGGTCAGCCATGGATCTGGTGGATCGGGTTGCCTTGCAGTGGCAGAAGCGAATGATCAAGAGCCAGGAATCGGGGGTGAGATCCAAAGAGAGGAAGCAG GTTGCTTTTACTTGCAATATTAGCACAACCAGTGTGTCTCTTGAGGGTGATTTTTCCAGCCAGGTGGTCTCCTTACCAGTGGCGGCCGATGGCAAGCATTCTTCTACCATCATCTTAATTCTTACTGTG AGGTGGGGTGAATTGTTAA
- the LOC120283269 gene encoding bZIP transcription factor 12-like isoform X2, with product MMVEGRTVEEMWREMPGGRRRENGEMMLKDFLALAGAVRKEDVRTVTGSVFGLDPIGLGIENQVLGFGNGVKEGGDLGRVAKGRKRSAMDLVDRVALQWQKRMIKSQESGVRSKERKQVAFTCNISTTSVSLEGDFSSQVVSLPVAADGKHSSTIILILTVLAEVG from the exons ATGATGGTTGAAGGGAGAACGGTGGAGGAGATGTGGAGGGAAATGCCTGGTGGACGGAGGAGAGAAAATGGGGAGATGATGTTGAAGGATTTTTTAGCACTGGCTGGGGCGGTGAGGAAGGAGGATGTGAGGACTGTGACGGGATCGGTGTTTGGGTTGGATCCGATAGGTTTGGGGATTGAGAATCAggtgctagggtttggaaatgGGGTGAAGGAGGGTGGAGATTTGGGAAGGGTTGCAAAAGGAAGGAAGAGGTCAGCCATGGATCTGGTGGATCGGGTTGCCTTGCAGTGGCAGAAGCGAATGATCAAGAGCCAGGAATCGGGGGTGAGATCCAAAGAGAGGAAGCAG GTTGCTTTTACTTGCAATATTAGCACAACCAGTGTGTCTCTTGAGGGTGATTTTTCCAGCCAGGTGGTCTCCTTACCAGTGGCGGCCGATGGCAAGCATTCTTCTACCATCATCTTAATTCTTACTGTG CTTGCAGAGGTGGGGTGA